Below is a genomic region from Microbulbifer sp. ALW1.
GCAGCTGGATGACTGTGCGGCAATGTTCCACTGCCGCCGGGCACAGAATATTGAAGGCGGCGATCACACCATTCTGCTGGGCGAAGTACTGGAATTTTCCGCCAGTGGTGGGGAACCCCTGGTCTTCCACCGCGGCAGCTACCGCGCACTTGCCGGGGACTGAGCCGCGGCGATAACCCGGCTGCGCGTTCATTCCCTCCCTGAATTGGTCTCTGATGAGAGCAACCAGCGGGACAACCTTTCCTACCGTTATATCGAGACAGCGCTCCCGCCGGAATTTGTATAAAAATTCCGACGGATTCTTTGTTTCGCTGTCACCTCGCGGTCATACTTTTGGTACACCCTTGGGAGGCCTCCGCAACCGTGGACGTCGAAATGCACACCGCCAATACCCTGTTCTGCTTCGCGCACCGCGGCTATCCCAAACGCGCCACGGAAAACACCCTGCTGGCCATCACCCACGCACTGGAGTTTGATATAGATGGTGTGGAAATTGATGTGTGGAATGTCGGCGGTGAGCTGATCGTCAAGCACGACCGCCGACTGGGCAGGTTATTGGCAGGCCAGGAACTGCTCACGGAAATGGCCCCGGCGGCCCTGCGCAAGATGTTGCTGCCCGGTGGCGAGCAGGTGCCGACCCTGCGCGAGGTGCTGGAGCTGATCGGTAATAACGTGCAGCTCAATATCGAACTGAAAGGGCCCAACTGTGCGGCGCTGGTGGCAAAAGAACTGGAGTCCTATATTCGCGACGACGGTGCCAGCTACGAGCAGTACATCATTTCGTCCTTTGACCACCGCCAGGTTTACGAGTGCCTCAAGCTGATTCCCCAGGTGCGCAGGGGCGTACTGATCGACGGCGTGCCGCTGGATCTCGCCGCCTGTGCCGAGCCACTGCAAGCCTACTCGTTACACCTCAGCCTGGATTTCGTGTGCCCGGAAATCATTGCCGATGGGCACAGGCGCGGGCTCAAAAGCTACGTGTTTACCGTCAACCATCCCCACGACCTGAGCCTGGTTGCCGCGATGAAAGCGGATGGCGTTTTTACCGACGAGCCGCAATTGATCATGGACTACAACCTGGCGAAAACCGCCGAAGTTCTGGCTCGCCAGGTCAAGCCCGCAGGCAAACTCAACCAGACAGGCTAGAACCCGGCTGGGCTGGTCACCGAAACACTATTGCTGATCCAGTACCGCTAACAACTGCGCTACGCAGGGGCGCGTCTTGTAATCCTTGGACACGTGGGCCCACTGCACGGTACCGGTTTTATCCAGCAGGAAAATTCCCGGCGCCGCAATCTTGTGGTGACCACGTCCCGACCAGGCTTCCAGGTCAATGCCGTAACCCTTGTATTTCTCCGCGGTGGCATCGTCAATCTGCACCACCACATCAAAGGCTTCATGCGCCTTGAGATCCGGATCGGAAAGCACCGGGAAGGGAATCTCATACGTGGCCTTGGCCAGGGCACTGGCATCCGGCTTGTCTGCACTGATCAGCACCGGTGTCACCCCGCGTTTTTCAAACTCCGGCCAGGCCTCCGCCAGCTGACGAATCTGCACATTGCAGTAGGGGCACCAGCCACCGCGGTAAAACACCACCAGAATGGGTGCTTTTTCTTTCACCAAGCCATTGAGGGATACCTGATCGCCCTTGTGGCTGGACACCGAAAAATCCGCTGGCCGGCTGCCCACTTCAAGCCCCGCTTCCCCGATCCCAAGGGACTCTGCCGGCGTTGCCGCCAACTCCGGCAATTTCTCCGGCAGCCGAACCTCCTGCGCATTTAGCCCGCTACTCATAAAGGTCGTGATCAAGCAGATCATCAGTTGGCGAATCATCAATATATCTCCCGTGGGTGTTTCCCGGTTGCAAGCGCCCCAAGATACAGGACTTTTCTTACCGGGAACAAAATCGTGCGGTTAATTGTTTGTCTATTTGACGAAAGCAATGCCATCCGCTGATAACATGAGCGGTATTCTCTAACCTGCCCAGTGAGACAGCCATGACCAGCAGCGCCGCACAGCCTATTCGCCTGACCCAGTACAGCCACGGTGCCGGCTGCGGCTGCAAGATATCCCCCGCGGTGCTCGACCAAATTCTCGCTGGCAGCGGCTCCCAGGTCGCCGATCCCAGGCTTTGGGTGGGTAACAGCAGCCGTGACGATGCCGCGGTCTACGCCCTCGACGAGGAGCGCGGCGTGGTATCCACCACCGATTTCTTTATGCCCATTGTCGACGACCCCTTCGACTTCGGCCGCATTGCGGCCACCAATGCCATCAGCGACATTTACGCCATGGGCGCAGACCCGCTGATGGCCATCGCCATACTCGGCTGGCCCGTCAATGTGCTGCCGCCAGAGGTCGCCCGTGAGGTCATTCGCGGCGGGCGTGCCGTGTGCGATACCGCGGGCATTCCGCTGGCCGGGGGCCACTCGATCGATGCGCCGGAACCCATTTTTGGCCTCGCGGTCACCGGGGTGGTGGAAAAGCGCCGCCTCAAGCGCAACGATACCGCCACCGCCGGCTGTAAACTCTACCTGACCAAACCTCTGGGAATCGGCGTACTCACCACTGCTGAAAAGCAGGGCAAGCTGCAAAATGCCGACATCGGCGTAGCCCGCGACCTGATGTGTACCCTCAATCGCCCGGGTAGCCAGTTCGCCCGTATTGAGGGGGTCAAAGCCATGACCGACGTCACCGGCTTCGGCCTGCTCGGGCACCTGGTCGAGATGGCAGACGGCAGCGGGCTGAGCGCCCGCCTCGATTACGCTGCCGTGCCCCGGCTACCCGGTATCGAACACTATCTTGAGCTGGGGTGTATTCCCGGCGGGACCGGACGCAACTTCGAGAGTTACGGCCACCGGGTTCAGCTGGCGGATGAAAGCCAAAAGTTACTGCTCGCAGACCCTCAGACCAGTGGCGGTTTACTGGTTGCGGTCGAGCCGGCCAGCGAACAGGAATTTCTCTCCGCTGCCAGCGACAGCGGCCTGGCGCTCTCCCCAATCGGCGTACTGGAAACGCGCAGTGCCAGTGACGCACCTGCGGTGCTAGTGGTATGAGTAGCAATTCCATGAAGCGCGCCGACAGTGCCGATTTTCGGGAAATATTCCTGAACGACTTGCCCCTGATCGATACCCGCGCCCCGGTGGAATTCAACAAAGGTTCCTTCCCTACTGCGGTGAACCTGCCACTGATGACCGATAGCGAGCGCCAGAAAGTCGGCACCTGTTACAAACAGCAGGGCCAGCAGGCTGCCATTGCCCTCGGCCACCAACTGGTGGGCGGCAAGATCAAAGAAGCCCGGGTCGCCGCCTGGGCAGAGTTCGCCCGCCGCCATCCCGAGGGCTACCTGTTCTGCTTCCGCGGGGGCCTGCGCTCCCAGATCAGTCAGCAGTGGCTGGATGAAGCCGGCCTGCCCTTTCCACGGATTAGCGGTGGCTACAAAGCCATGCGCAGCTTCCTGATCGAGGAGATCGAGAGCGCCGTGCGCGACTGTCGCTTTACGCTGGTGGGCGGCATGACCGGCACTGGTAAAACGGAAGTGCTCGCACAACTGGACAACGCCATCGACCTCGAAGGCCACGCCAACCACCGCGGCTCCAGTTTTGGCAAAAGAGCCACGCCGCAGCCACCACAAATCACCTTTGAAAACGCCCTGGCTATCGACCTGCTCAAGCGCCGCGCCCACGGCCAGCAGCAGTTTGTGCTGGAAGATGAAAGCCGCCTGATCGGGCGATGCTCGGTTCCATTTAATCTCCATCAGGAAATGCAGCAGTCTCCGGTGATTTTTCTCGAAGATACACAGGCCAACCGGGTGGAGCGGATTTTGCGGGATTATGTGATTGATCTCTGCGCCGAGTTTGTCGCCGAGCAAGGGGAAGAAAACGGGCGGCAAATGTTCGCCAGCGCCCTGCGCCAGAATCTGGCGAACATTGCCAAACGGCTCGGTGGTGCGCGCTACCAGTCACTCGACAGCTGCATGCAGCAGGCGCTAGCGCAACAAATCGAGAATGGCAGCGTCGACTACCACCGAGAGTGGATCACTGCCCTGCTGCAAGATTACTACGACCCCATGTATCACTATCAACTGGCAAAGAAGAGCGAGCGTATCGTGTTCCGCGGCGAACAGCAGGCGGTGGTGGAATATACCCGAGCGCAGTTCGCTTAAAAATGCAGGCAGGGCCTGTGCTCAGGCATCCAGCCAGCGAAACATAACCGTACGAATTTTCGGGAAATAGGAGCCTGCCACTGTCCAGTGGCAGGCGCCGGGGATTTTGATCAACTGTGCCCGATCGCCATACATGGCCGCAATCCGCTGCTGGATTTTGAACGGCGTAATTCGATCGTCACTGCCGCCAATAACCAGTACCGGACAGCGCACCGCGTCAGTGTCGACCCGGGAAAAGCCGCCGCGGAACAATCCACCAACACCAATCTGAAAAGTTGCCATTCCCGACTCATAAGTAGCCAGTTCCAGTATCTGCTGCTGGGTTGCTGCACTTTGGGAATTGGCGACACCGTAGCGAATATTCGCCGCGCGTAACTGCGTAACACGCCGCCACAGCGGGAACAGCAACAGGTTGCGCCCAAGGGTCCGGATCATGGACCAGCTCCAGCCATTGATACCACCAGGTGCTGCCGATGACAGCAGCACCAATCGATGACAGGCAACCCGTGCCGCCACCAACTGTGCCAGCAGCGCGCCCATGGAGTGCCCTACCAGAATTGGCGCCACTTCCAATGCGCGGATGCGGGCGACGATGAAATCCACATAGTCCTGCAAGCTTGCGCGGGCAAGGCGCGCCTTGCCCGCCTTATCGTAAGTCGATTTCGGCTGGTGAAATGGCAAGGTCAATGCCTCGACGGCATAGCCTTTTTCCTCGAACGCCGCCTTGACTTCCTGCATGACGGCCGAAGTAGCCCACATGCCGTGGATCAGCAGTACCGGTGGCTTGGAGTGCTCAGTATTCAAAGCAAAATTTCCACAACCGGACTCAGGCAACCGCGCTGAGTTCACCCTTCGGGGACGGAACATTTTCTGCGGCGGCTTCAAACTGCAGCACACCATCGTCTACCGCATCCTCGGTCAACATTTTCTTGTCCTTGCCGTAGTGCATGGTGAGTTTCCAGGGACCATCGCGTCCCTGTC
It encodes:
- the mnmH gene encoding tRNA 2-selenouridine(34) synthase MnmH yields the protein MSSNSMKRADSADFREIFLNDLPLIDTRAPVEFNKGSFPTAVNLPLMTDSERQKVGTCYKQQGQQAAIALGHQLVGGKIKEARVAAWAEFARRHPEGYLFCFRGGLRSQISQQWLDEAGLPFPRISGGYKAMRSFLIEEIESAVRDCRFTLVGGMTGTGKTEVLAQLDNAIDLEGHANHRGSSFGKRATPQPPQITFENALAIDLLKRRAHGQQQFVLEDESRLIGRCSVPFNLHQEMQQSPVIFLEDTQANRVERILRDYVIDLCAEFVAEQGEENGRQMFASALRQNLANIAKRLGGARYQSLDSCMQQALAQQIENGSVDYHREWITALLQDYYDPMYHYQLAKKSERIVFRGEQQAVVEYTRAQFA
- a CDS encoding glycerophosphodiester phosphodiesterase; this translates as MHTANTLFCFAHRGYPKRATENTLLAITHALEFDIDGVEIDVWNVGGELIVKHDRRLGRLLAGQELLTEMAPAALRKMLLPGGEQVPTLREVLELIGNNVQLNIELKGPNCAALVAKELESYIRDDGASYEQYIISSFDHRQVYECLKLIPQVRRGVLIDGVPLDLAACAEPLQAYSLHLSLDFVCPEIIADGHRRGLKSYVFTVNHPHDLSLVAAMKADGVFTDEPQLIMDYNLAKTAEVLARQVKPAGKLNQTG
- a CDS encoding alpha/beta hydrolase, which translates into the protein MNTEHSKPPVLLIHGMWATSAVMQEVKAAFEEKGYAVEALTLPFHQPKSTYDKAGKARLARASLQDYVDFIVARIRALEVAPILVGHSMGALLAQLVAARVACHRLVLLSSAAPGGINGWSWSMIRTLGRNLLLFPLWRRVTQLRAANIRYGVANSQSAATQQQILELATYESGMATFQIGVGGLFRGGFSRVDTDAVRCPVLVIGGSDDRITPFKIQQRIAAMYGDRAQLIKIPGACHWTVAGSYFPKIRTVMFRWLDA
- a CDS encoding peroxiredoxin-like family protein, with protein sequence MIRQLMICLITTFMSSGLNAQEVRLPEKLPELAATPAESLGIGEAGLEVGSRPADFSVSSHKGDQVSLNGLVKEKAPILVVFYRGGWCPYCNVQIRQLAEAWPEFEKRGVTPVLISADKPDASALAKATYEIPFPVLSDPDLKAHEAFDVVVQIDDATAEKYKGYGIDLEAWSGRGHHKIAAPGIFLLDKTGTVQWAHVSKDYKTRPCVAQLLAVLDQQ
- the selD gene encoding selenide, water dikinase SelD, whose product is MTSSAAQPIRLTQYSHGAGCGCKISPAVLDQILAGSGSQVADPRLWVGNSSRDDAAVYALDEERGVVSTTDFFMPIVDDPFDFGRIAATNAISDIYAMGADPLMAIAILGWPVNVLPPEVAREVIRGGRAVCDTAGIPLAGGHSIDAPEPIFGLAVTGVVEKRRLKRNDTATAGCKLYLTKPLGIGVLTTAEKQGKLQNADIGVARDLMCTLNRPGSQFARIEGVKAMTDVTGFGLLGHLVEMADGSGLSARLDYAAVPRLPGIEHYLELGCIPGGTGRNFESYGHRVQLADESQKLLLADPQTSGGLLVAVEPASEQEFLSAASDSGLALSPIGVLETRSASDAPAVLVV